The nucleotide sequence CAACGAtagcttaaaaaagaaaaaccccaaaaaaattgttcattccaGGTGTCTTACTATAgcgaatagaataaataaatttatatttttccagtaatatagaaaaggtcttcatttactccttttgcatattaaatatatttttaaatatcacggtaatcgttcttaaggagtaaactccagtcgcgtgtcggagctgacacacacacctttttttctaaattttctaaaaaaatttctttcttttttagaaaaattaaggaaaaagaatttttttcttttttaggaaaattaatAGTACGGGATCCGGCTGCAGATTTGGTGTAGTCATCGAGTACATGCTGAAATCCACATTTTTACCCACATTTATGATTAGGAGAATAAAAATTCACCAAGGTGCCAGTAGAAATGTGGccgaaagtatttttaattaaattattgttaattGATTTTGCGGGAAAAATTTCATTAACCAAGTTTTGAGATAAAATATCGTTCGGTTTACTGCAATAGCtgtaaacacttaaaaaaacCGTAGTTGCCGTTGCGCGCTTGGCCGCACCTCTCCGCAGCCAGGTATAAACAGGTATGATTTCGATATATTTATACATCCATAACGTATATTGATCTGTTATAGATCAAAATAtagctaatttttttctcattattatGATATACGACAACCTAATTAAATCTGGCCGCAAGTTAGGGTTGCCAGCAGTTAAAGATGGGAAAAATTGAAGGTTGAGTGAGAGGAAGCTAGCGCGTAACATCACTAGTCTAACAAGGATAGCGACATTTTAAGGCTATTGCGCATGCGTCAGATGCTGGTGTTCTCAATCACCAGTTCAAACAATAGCAAGATCGaccaaagaaataaatactCCAAAAGAATAATCATTATTTCAaaactacaaattttataaatacaacaaaaaattaatattgatcAAAAGTAAAGCCAAGGTtactatgtaaaaaaaaaattagaaaagaggTTGacccacacacacatccacacatccacatttttaatttttttaacgggAAGTTAAAAATTCTATTGTGCAAGTActgtatgaaataatttttgattttattcaagaaGTCAATTATTTGGCAAATAGCAcatcaaaaaaaagtaataataaggaCGAAGTTTACATAAATTGTACGGACTTGTCAATAAAATTAGGCGCTACTTTATGTCTTGCTCTTCCTGCTTTTCACGCGTATACGGGTTGCGACTATACGGCTGCATTCTTTAACAAAGGGAAAATTCGgccctttaaaatatttatgaagcaACCACATATTCAAGAAGTTTTCGCGTCTTTGACGAATCCTAATGACATCTTTGAAGAAGCAAAAATTGATACAGTTCAAGAGTTTACGTGCCTTATGTATGGACTTCCAAAGTGCCAAAGTGTGAATGCCgcaagatttttattatttaacaaaatgtaCGCTTCAGAATTAAAGGTTTCGACTCAACTCATATTCCACCATGCTGGAAATccttgaaacaaaaattattgcggACGATATTTGTTAATTCGATGTGGCTAAATGTTACTGAGCCAAATTGTATCAAGTTCAGCGCGGAAAATAATGGTTGGCTGGTATCAAATGGTTTCTTAAAACCTACATGGTTCTTGGGAGACTCAACTCCAACGCAAGTGGAGAGTGTGCTGTGTGATTCTGCAAACAAATCCTCCAATAATGACGGCAATTCTGATATTTGCAGCGATGAAAGTGATAGCAGCGATGATAGTATAAATGAAAGCTCCGATGattcagatttttaaaaataagtcacGGAATTacaagatatatttttttaattttccatataCTAGAATGTTTAATCTATATGtaccaaataattgatttcttgaataaaatcaaaaattatttcatacagTACTTGCACAATAGAATTTTTAACTTcccgttaaaaaaattaaaaatgtggatgtgtggatgtgtgtgtgggtCAAcctcttttctaattttttttttacatagtaACCTTGGCTTTACTTTTgatcaatattaattttttgttgtatttataaaatttgtagtttTGAAATAATGATTATTCTTTTGGagtatttatttctttggtCGATCTTGCTATTGTTTGAACTGGTGATTGAGAACACCAGCATCTGACGCATGCGCAATAGCCTTAAAATGTCGCTATCCTTGTTAGACTAGTGATGTTACGCGCTAGCTTCCTCTCACTCAACCTTCAATTTTTCCCATCTTTAACTGCTGGCAACCCTAACTTGCGGCCAGATTTAATTAGGTTGTCGTATATCataataatgagaaaaaaattagctaTATTTTGATCTATAACAGATCAATATACGTTATGGATGTATAAATATATCGAAATCATACCTGTTTATACCTGGCTGCGGAGAGGTGCGGCCAAGCGCGCAACGGCAACTACGgtttttttaagtgtttacaGCTATTGCAGTAAACCGAACGATATTTTATCTCAAAACTTGGttaatgaaatttttcctgcaaaatcaattaacaataatttaattaaaaatactttcggCCACATTTCTACTGGCACCTTGGTGAATTTTTATTCTCCTAATCATAAATGTGGGTAAAAATGTGAATTTCAGCATGTACTCGATGACTACACCAAATCTGCAGCCGGATCTTAGACTATAAGGAACTAGAAGTTTAAGATTTAGAAAATAGATGTTTTACtagaattttgttttcgttgaatttgaaattgaatacaaaaaaaattatctaacgTTACAATTTACTGTCGTTCCTAGTCAGAActgatttgcttttatttagttatcgcttttatttatttgtcgaaTAAAAGGAAAGAATTAAATGTTCAATTTTTTGATTACTTCAAATGCAAGCATTGAAAAATATCggaattattgtaatattttagggggaacaccactgtgaacgcgtgaaaattaagtgattttcatgaatttttttttataatttgattatTTGAGGAGCGGAcagattataatttatttaacatatattctactatactgacacaaatttttattaaagaatattaaaaattacaattgttattaatattaatgcaatgacgtcataaaaaactgatgcaccctggtggccacgatacagcggtgaaaaatcatctgaaagcaaaaaaaaccaaacaaattttaaatctatacatcaatggctatcgttgtacgtcgcggttttttatattttttgagaaaatggtgcaggtttaaaaaatgtttgttttcgaaaggcttgaaaaaattataattaatataaatttttggtatttttaaaaacggctataatcgactgtagccaatacatgtacaaaaatttaaatcggttcataagtcttcgaAAAATCGAGACCaccgtgttcagaaaagtcgttttgagaaaaacgcgtttaaagttttcattggccgttgtaactcactacctgcacttattgtattgggtataacttcgtcaattttcaagattttaagttaacattttgtttacatatttttgaatatatgtatctactttaagaaaatgtgaaatcgatttttttgaaaaaccacaGTGGTTTCtcccttaaaaataaaatttaaaattgaaatgaaagaattttgtttaaattaaattatttttgatcttAGCCATAAAGCCGAGTCATCGTCTAGCTCTCAATCTATTCAGACGTGTGCTAACAAGTGTTCGTAGTTCGCGAATTAGTTATACATAACAGTTAACTCTAAATTATCCTACTCTCGCTTTTGTACACTTTTGTTATTCCGTATACAACataaaacaacaaagcaaacaGTTATAACAacacaacagcagcaaaatgCCATTACAACCAGAACCGCCAGACAAATCAACAAATAGATTTTCTATACTAAGCCAATTTGACGACTATACTTCCGACTACTCTTTCCCGCcgcttacatacaaacaaacatcacTCAATCAACCCAAATACATAACTATTAAATCACCTAATAATGAACTACAAAAACTCAGtccttttgtaataaaaaaagcttTAGACGCAATATCAACCCAAATTGAAAACATTAAACAACTTAAAGACGGTTCACTGCTTATTCTAGCACGCAACTCAAAAGTAGCTGAGAAATTTCTAAAGTTAAAAACGATTGCTAATCTCTGTCCAGTGACAACAAAATATCAAGACAATCTAAACACAATAAAGGGAGTAATCTATGCGTCTTGCCTAAACGAAGTAAACGAGGAAGAGATTTTGCAGGAACTAAAAATCCAAGGTGTAACtagtatatataaatttacccGCATGACTGAGGGCAAAGTTGTTCCTACTGGCAAAATTGTCTTATCTTTTGACCTCTACCACCTGCCCAAAGTCATTGACATAGCTTGGTATAAAGTTAAGGTCGCCCCTTACTATCCAACACCTATGCGCTGCAAAAACTGCCAACTACTAGGCCACACAAAAACACGCTGCACCAATACTGCTACATGCGAAGGCTGTCTCCACCCGACTGTACACGTAAACAATGTGCAAACTGTGGCAGCGGTCATGCATCGTCAGACAAAGACTGCCCAAGATTTAAACAGACTCaagaatttctaaaaatcaAAACTATCACAAAATGCTCCATGGGCGAAGCACGGCGCAAATACAACGAAAATAATACACAAACTGTAAAATCCAAAAGCACTTATGCAAACGTCaccataacaaataaatcaacatCCACTAACAAGACACCATCATCACCAACGACAACAAGTACAACAATAGGAAAAAGCCCTGCTACATCCCCACcaacaaaaactaatatatcaaaactacaaaaaacaaagaattcaCTCGAAACCAATAGTTTAAATAATCCTACTAACAAAACAACATCAAACTCACTCACTCAAAACGCTAAGGCCAACCAAACGCAAAACTCACCACACCACATATACCAACAAACCAATAATATTCTGGAAACCCTTTCTACTATCTCACCATGCAGCAAAATTACTCaagaattactaaaaaaaaacgattatttCATGCCCATATCCGATTCCGACGAAGAACCTAAACTATAAAAACTACCAAAATAAATCATGTCTAATAACATATAATAAATCAACAATATATTTACCACTTTTTATGATCATGGATTTTAATATAATGCTATGGAACATAAAAGGTTTCTTAAATAACATTTGTGAACTAAAACTATTGATAAAAGAACAAAACCCAGCGATCATTGCCTTGCAAGAAACCCATTGCAAATACAACTTTAACCCATTTACTCCAAATGGTTACTTAAGTTACTTTAAAAATTCACAGGCGAATACGACAGCCAAACAAGGAATAGGCGTGCTCATTAAAGCGAATAAGCATAAACCAAAAATTTACGATCATTTCGTGCTATTTTCCACCACTCCAACAAATTCCTTCCAAAGAAGTCATAGATCTACTTGCTACAATACAAACTTCCCTCATTGTATTAGGAGACGTTAACAGCTGGAATACATTGTGGGGTTCACCATCCTGCAACAATCGAGGTAAAATAGTCGAGCACGTTATCAACCATTCAAACCTTTCCGTACTAAATGACGGCCGACCCACACACCTTTCAACCCATGGCACACTTACACATGTGGATATCACATGCTGTTCCCCAAGTTTACTTCCGATGATAACCTGGAACATTTTAGATGATCTCCACCACAGTGATCACTTTCCTATTATCACAAAATTGAGCTCAACACAGAAAAAAGATAAATACCACACAGAAAAAAGATTCTTACTCAACTTCGCTGATTGGACAAAATTTAGCAAAACCGTCGAAAAGGAACTATCGAAAAGACCACATTGCGAGAACATAAACAAAGAAGCAAACAATGTAACAAAGGCTATTCGCGTAGCAGCCAATGCCTCCATCCCACAATcatccaacaaaaacaaaaaacacgttccttggtggaacaaatCTCTAGCGGATCTCCGCAGCCAAAAAATGATGGCATGGCATCGTTTCCGGAAATTCCCCACACAACAAAACCTTCTGGAATATAAAAAGCGAAACGCGATCTTCCGAAGAGAAATGAGGCGTCTTAAAAAAGCTAGCTTTGAAGACTTTGCGAAATCCATCAACACAAAATCAGCGCCTCAAGAATTATGGAGCAAAGTGCGGAGACTTACCAACCATCATACGCAAGCATCAATCTACGCTATGAAAACCGCTCAAGCTACAATAACCGAACCCAAGGCAATAGCTCACATTTTTACTCACAACTGGTCCGAATGTTCCAACGACTCTAACTTCCCTAATCAATTCAAACTAGCTAAGAGCTCGCTCATAACACCAAATAAAGTAACTAACACAACAGCcaagaaaatggaaaatagcATCTCAATGGAAGAAATGCTTTTCACTTTAAAGCTAACAAAAGGCAAAACGCCAGGTTTTGATCGCATATCATACTCAATGATTAAACACCTGAGCATATCTGCAAAAGAGAGGCTTCTAGCGTTATACAACAACATCTTTCAATCCGGTACCATTCCCCAGAACTGGAAAAGTGCAACTATCATCCCTATTCCAAAACCTCAAAAAGAGCCAAACCTTCTTGAATCCTACCGCCCCATCTCGCTAATTTCGTGCCTCTCGAAACTAGTAGAGAAGATAGTGGCGGCGCGTTTACTATGGTTTACCGAAACAAAAAGACTTATTTCATCCAACCAGTTCGGATTCCGACCAGGACGAGGATGTACAGATGCCCTGTTGCACATCGACTACCATGTGGCAAAGTCCTTATCAACGCACAACCACATCTCTATATTGTCAATAGACTTTGAAAAAGCTTTCGATAGGATAGGAGCACATGTTATTTTAGAGAAACTTCGACAATGGCAGGTTggaccaaaaatttttaaattcgtcaAATCTTTTCTTATAAACCGAAAAATCCGAGTCAAGGTAAATGGGATTCATTCCAATCTACATCCATTAACGAACGGTATCCCCCAAGGGTCACCACTCTCGGTCTTACTTTTTTCGATCGCATTTAACGAAATCAGCAACATAATTCTAAAGCATAAACTTGTAGACCACTGTGCTTACGCCGACGACGTTTTCTTACTATGCAAAGCGAAGGATGTTACCGAATCCAATCAAATCCTTGAAgatgttttgaaagaaattgagGACTGGACCATAACTTCGGGGGCAAAAATTTCGCTCGAAAAAACGAAAAGGCtacacatatgcaaaaaaaccaaatgcgaTTATCACACCCACTCAATAAAACTAAACCAACAACCAATCGAAAACGTCCAAGAACTCCGTATATTAGGACTCATATTCACAAAAAACTACTCTTGGAAGAAACATCTCCTAAAACTAAAGAAAGACCTGCAGCCCAGAATCAATTTACTATCTTACCTATCACACAAAGGGTATGTTCACATAAACACACTTATACACATCACTAAAGCAATAATCATAAGCAAAATTGACTACGGTCTTTTCTTATATGGCTCCGCATCCAAAACTACACTTAATATCATAAAACCCATATACAACAAAGCTATCAGAAGCAGCCTATTTGCCTTCCGCACCACCCCAATAAGAATCCTCCATATTGAATCTGGCTTGCCTACACTTGAAGAACGAATCCAAGAAATCAACTCTAAACTTATtccaaaaacacttttcttaaaTACATCAATTATAAAAGATGACGTAAAAAAACTTCTACCATCCAAAAGAAGTTACAACGTTACGCCTGCGCTACTCAAAATCATTAATGTTTCCCGCGGATATAACTTAGAAACAAAACCGCAAACACTCTCCTATTATAATCCTCCTTGGAAATTAAGCACTCACACATGTGATACCACACTTCATACACATAAAAAAGACAACACCACCAATCTAATATCTAAGCAGCTTTTTCTAGCAAAAGTCAATACCCACAAAAATAACGGCTGGTCAATAGTCTTTACTGACGGATCTAGAACGGAATACAATGTTGCATTCAGCGTAACATCCGAAGATggcatatttttaagtttaaaaaccaTGTTCCCTTACTCTTCTATATTCTCGGCAGAAGCAGCGGCAATACACGAAGCTATGGTGTTATCTATCCAGAAAAAGACGAAAACCATAATATGCTCCGACGGTTTGTCAGTCATTCAAGCGGCTAGTAATCCCACTTGCAACAAATGGGAAACTGTTAATCAAATAAGGgatttgctaataaaaaacagTAAATTACTAAAACTATTGTGGGTCCCAGGACACACAGGTATCGAGGGAAACACATATGCCGATAATGCAGCGAAATTCGCTTGCAATGCCCCAATTATAACCAGCCCAAAAACAGAAAGACTCGATATAAAACGacatataaatacatgcataataCACAAACAGCGGCAAtcattaaaaaactacaagCACGAACACTAttccaatattaataagaaTGGAAACCCTCCACTCTACCCAACAAATATACACGGATTTAAATCCCGAATTTTCTCCCGCCTTCGCCTAGGCCACACAACACAGACCCATGAACatatcttaaaaaaagaaaatcacccTATCTGTACAACCTGCAACACAAACCAAACATTGGACCACATCCTCAACAAATGTCCAAATCACGCCAACGCAAGAAAAGAAATACTAAACTCAGAACAAATAAGCGACATCCTCGCCATTCCCAGTCATTCAAACatcgaaaaaataagcaaattcattaaaactatcgaaatgacaatataacaaataaaCCAGACATCCACAGACGACACAGAGCTGATGGCCTCTGCAGCCAATGctcaaacataattttagtactggtattcataccagtcactaaataataataataataaaataaattatttttacttaaactaaatttgcttgaagattttttattcaagaaaaataatggcAAATTCCCTATGTCGTCCTAAATTCATGAAAgttagaataaaacaaaaatactttatGAGTCGAATATTTATACctatatgcaatttttatttatttattaatttttttagtaagtttttttaaattaatttttttatttttttaataattttttatttattcatttattatttacatgaaatttaattataaatgattattttaaacaattaagGTAACTGGgacataatttatatttattgtattttctttttgttttttttttttgataaaaatacaaaacattaaaaatcaaCCGAAGCCCTCCCGTCGTCAGTACAGCAAGTCGTATTGCTTTgaaagaatatttaatttattgtaaaaatcaaattaaaaaaaaatgttaattaaatttaaattttttaagctgcGGTAACTTCTTCAAATGTTTTTACTATCgaacgacaacaaaaaaaacaaaactggttTTTGCTTCGCAAATATTGCTTTAGCAACAAAAACTGTTTAATCGATAGCATTCACGAAACTGCAAAACTTacccaaaaaattcaaaagtttagCTCAGGCGGCATTCCAGTTAACGTATATTTGTGTATGGAAAGAAATGattaaaaagtcaaaatttgaaaaggaaaaggcatataaattttaaaaaattctaactaTTTTTGGCCGAATGCATCTAAATTTCTAATTCACAACTTAATCTCAAAAttacttcaatttaaattaaattaaacacaaaaatcCTTTAGaccaaaagcaaataaaattccgGACTTCGAAGGatccgtaaaaaaaaaaaaccaaaaactaaaattatagtAATAAAACAAATCGTAGTAAAACAATTCAATGGTGtaataacaaaagataatgGCTAAGAAGGGAGGAGTTCAGCAGCTGCAGGCCGACATACAAACCGAtgaggat is from Anastrepha ludens isolate Willacy chromosome 4, idAnaLude1.1, whole genome shotgun sequence and encodes:
- the LOC128861955 gene encoding uncharacterized protein LOC128861955, whose protein sequence is MPLQPEPPDKSTNRFSILSQFDDYTSDYSFPPLTYKQTSLNQPKYITIKSPNNELQKLSPFVIKKALDAISTQIENIKQLKDGSLLILARNSKVAEKFLKLKTIANLCPVTTKYQDNLNTIKGVIYASCLNEVNEEEILQELKIQGVTSIYKFTRMTEGKVVPTGKIVLSFDLYHLPKVIDIAWYKVKVAPYYPTPMRCKNCQLLGHTKTRCTNTATCEGCLHPTVHVNNVQTVAAVMHRQTKTAQDLNRLKNF